CTCGaccctaaccgctatgctccaccacgccgcttcgagcacagccacTTACGCAGGTGCACCGTGCTTCTTGTCTTTTTAACCTTACTATAAATGTCGTCCCGACCGCGTTGCCACCGTTCATAGTGCGATTGTGCACTTGCCGCTAAAGCCATTGGTCCTTACTGGTGCCCCATTACAAGAATCTTAGGACTTTCTCGAGACATGAATGCTAAATTACAACAAGGTGCACTCATTAACACGTCACCCACATTGTTTTCAGTTGTGAGTAGTGGAATTTGAGCACCAGCGGTGGTAGTAGCCTTCTTAGAGCCGAACGCTCTAGCAAGTAAAGGGCGACTTCTTGATTTTTCCTGAGTGCCGCTCATTCAGGTCACATGAAGAAAAGTGAGTCACTCCTATATTGTTTGTGCATCGTTATGAGGTCTTTATAGATATGAGTACTATCGATCTGATAAATAGTAGATCCCACAATATTCACTTCGGCATGAATACCTGTCTTTTCGTCAACTTCCTAGGATGCATTGCATTGGCACGGGCAGTCGCACTGCTCATTCAAATTGGGGCGGCGCCCAGAACAATCTTCACGCATTGCAGTTCGAGAATGATGATCATCTCACATAaattatagtagagtcaaaacgacatgatggtggagcgtagtggtcaGGAAGGAGTGAGAACCTCCTACCACTGTTCgttgctgtagttcgcgatgatccCTCCTCAATACCAACCTCTCGCTCCATCGCGTCGCTTCAatcgcggccgcttacgcaattgcaccgtgcttcatgtcgttttgacccgactatatgttgTTTTCCTTGCTTTATTTCATAACACAAAAGGTACGGTCATACAGCTCAATCAATCGTTTTCCTTTGATGAGATTTGAACGTAACTACCCTAATAATAATGCAcataatagtaacaataaacAGATCCGATAGGTGACCTGCAACGATCCGTTTACGTCGCGGCGAATGCGCTGTCAATTCTCAAACGCAACCCTTGATCCGGTGAGAAGAAGAACGCTCAGACTTGATTTCACCATATCTTTGCTAATCTTGTCAGCACGTGTTGCACATGTGAACTCATTCTAAAACGTGTCTGTAACAAGTTATGCTTGTTGGCGggaaagttttaaaaagaacttgagctctttagaaaaaattattagaataTTGTAGTCTTTGCTTCTCATCTCTGTTCAAGATATACTTCCTTATCTGTGTCCAGCGTAATCTTCCtagcataatttttttgttgagtaaTGGAGCGAGggagtgggtgtagcgcagttggtaacaggttccgctgtctacacgatcgatcggaggttcgaatccaccctattGCCCATCAAgaccttcatccctccgagtcAGTTAATTGGTACgggagttgtctgggaggataagaacattgacttgacacatcggctagcccccgcaagtcattgtataggccagtttcgtaaacctaaaacgattttgaattgaagtaaacgtggtgacgcatcccaggcggattgattaacgccagacacttcatcgtTTATGCTTTAATAAAGCGTATCTACCGTTTCCATACAGCGAAGAGCATGTGAGACACGCACTTCGAATATTCGCATTATGAGGTTCTGGTTTATTGAAATAATCGAACATACTTTAGATTCATCCTTAATGTCGACTACGACTCTTATCTGTTCAATGCTTTAGTAGAGGAAATATTTAGATAGTACCGTATTCTCAGCGATTTGTAGTCAGgtagaacgacatgaagcaatgTGCAGTTGctcaagcggttgcgctcgaagcggcacggtggatACGGCAGTtgaaatcgaagtgggaccatcgtgaaacAATGGCTGGTGCTAGTGCGGGCTCCACCACATCGCCAACCGCTACTATTCGCCGCCTTGTTTCGAGCGCAgacgcttatgcaactgcgctgtgctccatgtcgttttgaccttttcATATATGATGATATTTAAGTTTCAGGTGCAATGAGGGTGATTGTTGACGTATGCCAGAACACAGATCTTGTGGAACTACTATCTTTTGCGGTCAGTCACGTTGCATTTCCTACAGATCCCTTCGTGAATAGATCAAGACATAAAATAtgttgaaagaaaatcatttcttctcttttccacAAGTGTTAGAGATGAGGCAATGGGACTTTCACAGTTCCACTTTTCTACATTAGCTTCGAATTTTACCTTTATCGAGACCATCAAACTGTAACCTTGGCTATTAATCTGGAATAAAAAGATCATCTTTTGCCAGAAGTCACGCCAGATGTGTATAGTCGGCTTTCCTGACAATCCTGAATTAGAATTCCTGCGTAGCAGTGAAGTGCCGATTGCTGTTAATTGGCGCACACCGGGAAAACTTGCAAGGTGCCCAATGTTCTATGATACTAGGAAACGTGATTATCAGGTATGCATGACCACAAATATGACTTCAAAAGAGCATTAGTGCGGTTTTTAAGCGTTCAAAACAATCCCGTCGCTTTGCTTGCTCAAGTTCCTCTGCTAGTGAAGACGACCACTATCTTGCGTCTGGGTGAGCGATTAAGCTATATCTttcaattctcttttcttattctGTGCAGAACAAGAAATTTTATCGCGACCGTAATCGGTGCACTGCATTCTAATGCGTTAAAAGCAGTATATCATGAAATCTTCGATGTTTATATCtcgatataatataatgttcGGGAAGTAGATTACAAACACAGGTTTGCTAATGCTCAATTTCCTCTAatcctcctgaaaaacgacgtagGAAATTGCCCAGTTTCGGGGTGCGTTGGACCGCaacacccttgtacacgctccggttcctTCAGTTGCTATTTAAGGGTTTTACTTGTATAGACTGCTGAGAAGATCTCTTTGGTTTCCAACCGCTCAATCGCGGACGCAGCACatgtgcaagggtggcgcgttctgaTGCACATCGTAGGAACTAGGGACATTTctcacaccgtttttcagaacgattaaAGGAAGCTGAGCTGGTTACGCTCATATTCGCGCACTACACCGCCAACTCTATTTTCTACACGAGAGAtccaaacatcgaaaatttcgtgACAAGCCGCCATTAATCCGCTGCCTTATAATGCGCAGCACCggtttttacttctatttaaAAGTAAACGTATTCATAAAGTGAGGGTTTTGAAGAATCGAGGAGGAGATTGAAACTGCACTGTACCATCTCGGAAGAAATAACAACAgacttttaaattgatttccttgagctgtagccaagattggtattgatcgcctttattaaacaacggctaacgtttcggcgttgtagccttcgtcagagcttggaaaggtgatgaggcgcttgaggggataaatcactaatggctttgaacttTCCAGGCTGTGACGAAGGCggtaacgccgaaacgttagccgttgtttaataaaggcgatcaataccaatcttggctacagatcaaggaaatcaattaaaaacttcgtttcaacatgccgagattcaaagacagtcgaacatgggtaATAACAGACTGTTTTAACACTGCTTTATTTGCATAGTATGCATATCTGCgtagaacaaaaagaagtattCTAGAGTATTTGAGACTGCAAATAGGCATATAGTGAGAGTGTGGAGGAAATAAAGAAGTTCGGAAATAAAAACATGACAAGACATGGCAACAGCGAGTATTTGACCTAACGTGAACTCTGTCCCTTTGGTAGCTATAGTCGGGAgcaaacgaaatgaagctcggtgcagttgcataatcacctgcgctcgaagcggtggagcgaGCGGTTTGGGTGGATGAGGGACTCTATTAGTTTCGCTTTTCCAGTCATCTTTTCCAGTCCTAGTGAAGCTAGTGAtgttcccacctcgatcccaagtGCTCACTCCTTCGTGCCGTTTTGAATGCAGGAGCGTTTTGAAACTGCTCCGAACTTCGAATCGCTTTGAACAGACTCATATCGATCGTAGACGTGGACGTCATTCATTCAGGTAGATCTAAATCAAAATCTTTGGTACAGATGTAGCGTACAGTAGTGCAGTGGCAAAAAATTGGGCACCTGTAGAGCTATAGATTATGATTCTGAAAGATCGTCAGCCTGTTGCAACTAAGTTCTCTTCTGTAGCTTATCACATTAAGCTTCCATGCGGAATTGTTATGAACTTTGCCAGGTTTGTCAGTGACGTAGGTCACGGTTGTATAGATTGAATATGACGTACTCAGGCGTAGTATCCAAGTAGAGAAGAACATGTAAGTCATTACTTCTTCTGCTTGACACATGATTTCATTGCCTTCCGACCTGTCCCAATCGTACAATTTTATCTTCTTATCTTCGTTATACATATAATATGGTCAAAACAATGTGAAACACGGGGCAGTTGCATAGGCGGCGATGCACGAGGCGACGCGGTGAAACGTTGCGGTTAGGATCAAGGTGGAACTCCTGCTAGCACTGCATCGTTGCAGTTCCGtttggttaaaggcagcataccacgaatctgaggtggtgcgggtggactatccgtatacggggtcgtagattatggaggcgggggtagttccgcacatctccctgcatcactgcaaacagccgcctcagaatgctgttttgtacgacgctatCTATGgtaacgctccaccccttgcgccgcctccgccctgcgattcgtcgaaaatcaattcggactaccccgataggcagtaagggacgctatgcgtgcaaaggtggcgcgctgaaTAATTCTTCAAGGCATTGTTCAGAACGGCATTCAGGGGCCGACTGCTTGTAttgattcaggaagagatgagcggtaccaccccggtctccataatctacgaccccgtatacgcatactccacctgaagtccgtaccaccccaaattcgtggtgCCTTTAATCTCGATTTCTCGATTAcagccgcttcgagcgcatcaACTGTGCGCTGGTTCATTTTGGTCGTTTTGGCCTGACTATAGGTCTACCAGATGTAGTATTCTGCTGGCCAAAGTACTTGTCGTAGTGACATCCTTTCTCTAAGTTGCAATTAGTAGTTTAACTAATAATGACTAACAATAACTAATAATGCAATATGCATGATTAACTAATATCATGTTGTATCAACAAATGACATTAAGCTGTCTTAATGTTCTGGTCTATAAAGCTCCTAAGAAAAACAATTGGGAATGCAGtcgattactttttttttattaagtaGTGGATCAGTAACCCCACCGTCCACTCGGTGGAAGAAAAATCGTAACGTCAGGTCTccgaaatggaaaaaacgTAGACAAGACAACAATGTACCGAAAACCAAGTGCAAGGTAGGTTCGACATTGCACAAGATGATATTCTTCTTCCTCCCTTATTAATTCAATTCCAGAAGTGTTCTACGTTGGTCGCAAGTAgtccaattttggcgttgttCACGCATGCTAATATTCACTCCAATTTTGTCCGGTCAGTGTAATGTGTACGTTTAACTGTCAATATAATTTTGTCAACATTCCAGCTATAAATGTGGTGGTTGTAACTTCCAACACAGAACCTATCAAAAAGTCCGCATGCACATCGAAACTGTACATCGCGGTGATCCTACCATCAAACATCACGACcaaatgtaaatttttctGTTCGTTTGACTTAGTCTTATGTGCTTCATTCCTGGTATTCAAGGAACGAATACGAGCGCATGCAGATGAGACAGCTCGCACATGAATGCTTTCCTACCTATATAGTCAGCCCAGCTGTCTTTTCAAACgacatttcaaaaatcaagAACAATACTTCTTCGAATATTACAAAAGCACATTGCGGATCAAAGGAGGTTTGTTAGTATCCATCTTCTTGTAGTCACAGGGTTTCAATACCAGATCTATTATTTCCCAATATAGTTGTACCTCaagtacatttttattttcagatgtcTGTCCCTCATCCCCCGAATTATACGTATCGGGACAACAACTACTTGAAGAAAGTCGAGTCAGATTTTCCAGTTCACAGTAAGAAAACTAAGAATCATGATCATAATACCATTTTGAGTCTTCACTAATATTTTCAGGTGAGGACGTAGGTTGTCGTAACACAACAACGGAAGAAATCTACGCCTATGACTCAGATTGTATTATTCTCGAGTGAGATCTTTCAGGGTCAGGTGTACTCTTAAAttctttcattctcattttctgtgaaTATGTGTGTAATTCTGTTTTGTGTAAAAACACTATCCTACGGctgtatttttgtttactggTATCATATTTGAAGTATATTGCTTGTATCCATGTAGTACTCTCACATTATTTCCGTTAATCCTTCGAATATTGATCAATAGTGATTAGCATTCTGTCAAGTTTCTCAAAGGGAACAACTACTTGTTTCTTTAAAGCCACGCTCTTTCTTGTACAATGTCAATTCCCTCAATCCTGTAAATCTTTTAAGAAGTTTTCCATTTGATTTGGCCTGGGTACCACTGTACGTTTGGTTGGTCATAAATCCTGTTAAATTGTGTTGCTACTTTCTAGCGAATACTTCCTCACCATTTTCTATGTAGTCTGTTTGAACTGGAATTAAgtagtgttttatttattctttttatttaattttttaagtaGTGCTTTTTTCAAGACAGAAAAAGACGTTCCTTCGAATACATTTATCACCAAACAACGAATTGTAGAAACCACAGCAAAATAGTTGCTTAGACGTGTGTTTAGCAGGTCTAGTTTAACAGTGAAAAGCTAAGATAACCCCTTGAAAATCTAACCTTCTAACTTTGATCATCTTGCCTTCCGTTCTTGCAGTTGATCGAGCGGGCGCCAACGATTCCTCCACCTGTTTCGATCTCGTGCAAGAGTCGGCCagtggtttctcctttcgcgtgggagaCAAAGAGCATCGAATTTCTCCTTtaaggactttgtgaagaggTCTGACCGTCAggttggcggtcttcctgtagtgcgcttaatatcgcgtgaTGTATCGCACACTTAAGACAGAACTTCAAATCCTGCACTTCAGTTAAGTGAAATGGGATggtcctagcatcactctttcgattgcgggttcaatgacgctcacctttttttcaaagaacttaTAGGTTACGAATACTAAGCAGATTGGGAGATAGTTGTCGATATCATGTGAGTTCACCTTCTTATACAAAAACACGGTTTTGGTAACTACTGAAGAACATCGCCAGAGTGTTTATAAGAACTAGAGGaagattcttcagatgttcagaccTTATCCTGTCGGGGCCGAGTGCCGTACAATTTCTTCCCGGCGAAATAGCATGTCGCACTTGGGATGGCAGAGCCTCAGGAATATGCATATCCATCTTCCTTCAGACGTTGAGTAGGCAAGAGTACATGACTATAGAAAAGATCAGAATAGAAGTCGTGAACGATTTTCTACAATTGCCTTCTCGATTCAATAGTTATTCCGAAGAGAAGTCGTTTTGGCCTGCgattggcgaagtctcgactgGGATACTGAATGCACCTTCCGGCCTCTGCAGCTCCAGCCAACGCTACTCTCTTCCCTTTCTAAGGTTTTCATTTATCGTCTCTCTGGAAAGTATTGCGAGTTCCTGGTTGCCTGTGGCTCGTGCGTATTAGCTAAGGAGTTTCTAAAAACACGTCTTCTGGGAGTTCTAGAAAACTCACGTCCTCTTGCAGTGATGAAGGTGTTCACCCAATCCGTAATCCTCTTCAATGTTATCCATTGCGGTATTTTCTCACGTTTTCGCTAGCGAAGAGACTTTTAATGACAGTTTTGGGACCCCGTCTCTTAACTTTGAGGcctcttctcctttttgtttttggttttcttgaaGGAAACGGTAGTCCGATCCTGTAGtttctaagaacagttctccaGTTTGACATATGGCGTTCAGCGGGTGGTATCGTCTCGCCTCGGTCAGTTCGATGACTTCGTAACGCTCCCGGTGCAAGCATACGTACATGGTATGCTAAGTGAGTCAACTTAGCACCTTTCCGTGTCGGTAGATTAGTTGACTCTGCAACTCCGTCTTTATTGGCTCTACCGCATCATGCTTTCCTCTGTCCTTTCTTattgctgtatttttttttgaaattcatggGCAGATTGCAGGCCTCTAATCTCACAGGTTTGTGGGAGAACGTTGGGTACTGCATGCCAATTCCGacgaagaaacagaaaactcATCCCCTGGATCCACCTGCGTCTTAGTGCAAACAGAAGATTGTTTTTGGCCCGCGGCTACCCTGTTCGCCACACACAAGCACGCAGCCTCGTCTCACTAACCAGATCTGATTCCTCTACTGGGAGATATCTGTAGGCAAAACCAAGGTCAGTTAATTTCTCTATTCTGTGATTTGGTCAGTATATAAATACGACACGGGTACGCTTATCATAATGACTATAACGAACACTATAGAAGTCTCACAGTTAAGGTTACCTATTGAGCAATTTGTATCTATTATGTTTATTACGTTGAGCAGTAAGCTGTGACCTTTCTTTTAAGTTTTAATGCATAGAATtaacaaacatttcaaaagtaTTGCATTCAAAAACCAATTTCTCTCTCTAAGACACTATTGCTAATAGAATACATAATGTATTTTAATTCCATTAGTTATTCTTACTGAAGTTACTGAAGTGAACTTTCTAAATGAGGCTGATGTAGCGTAGTCAACGAGAGGATCGActgactgcacaatcgatggATCCGTGTCCATCAAGCAGTAACCGTCGTGCTCATTAAGGCTTACATTCATCCAGAGTTGATAAATTGGCGCGACTTGTTTgggaaggcaaaaaaaaaccataactCAACCCATCAGGTCGTCCTCTCAAGTCACTGTAAGTCTGCGCACGCCTTCATATGGTTCCAACGGTCCAAAGTCGAACTCATAATGGGAGGTAACCGTATGATGTGATCACGCGTATCCAGAAGCCTAATGAGCGCCGATAGCTGTACCGCGAGGCTATTTATCACCACAGTAGCCCGGCCGCTCTTGTGCTACGTTGCTGACGCCCACCCATTTCGCTCCGTCTGGAGGCCTTTTACTTTTTGGGTATTCAGTGGTCTTAGTGTGCCACGCCGTTGACCACGAACAGGGCGAAATTTTGCAGTGCAAAGAAGTTATAATAACACGTACAATTAAATGGTTACGTGAATAACAAGAGAAGTGAAACAAGACGACAACTAAGTGAAATAACAAAGTAACGGGTAGGCTAAGCACAGAGGGCCAGAAGAGCGATTAGTCAAcaaattgaaggcatcacccaatgTGGGGTGGTACAGCTTTTAGACCTATACGTGGTCATAGATtttggggaagagggtgattccgtttatctcTCCTTGTATTAGCGTAAACGAA
This window of the Necator americanus strain Aroian chromosome III, whole genome shotgun sequence genome carries:
- a CDS encoding hypothetical protein (NECATOR_CHRIII.G12437.T1) — translated: MIPPQYQPLAPSRRFNRGRLRNCTVLHVVLTRLYVVFLALFHNTKGDLQRSVYVAANALSILKRNP
- a CDS encoding hypothetical protein (NECATOR_CHRIII.G12438.T1), which codes for MRVIVDVCQNTDLVELLSFAKSRQMCIVGFPDNPELEFLRSSEVPIAVNWRTPGKLARCPMFYDTRKRDYQRSKQSRRFACSSSSASEDDHYLASGSGSVTPPSTRWKKNRNVRSPKWKKRRQDNNVPKTKCKKCSTLVASSPILALFTHANIHSNFVRYKCGGCNFQHRTYQKVRMHIETVHRGDPTIKHHDQMNEYERMQMRQLAHECFPTYIVSPAVFSNDISKIKNNTSSNITKAHCGSKEMSVPHPPNYTYRDNNYLKKVESDFPVHSEDVGCRNTTTEEIYAYDSDCIILE